One genomic segment of Gracilinanus agilis isolate LMUSP501 unplaced genomic scaffold, AgileGrace unplaced_scaffold12967, whole genome shotgun sequence includes these proteins:
- the GJB1 gene encoding gap junction beta-1 protein: protein MNWTGLYALLSGVNRHSTAIGRVWLSVIFIFRIMVLVVAAESVWGDEKSSFICNTMQPGCNSVCYDHFFPISHVRLWALQLILVSTPALLVAMHVAHQQHMEKKLLRLEGHGDPLRLEEVKRHKVHISGTLWWTYVISVLFRLLFEAVFMYVFYLLYPGYAMVRLVKCDSYPCPNVVDCFVSRPTEKTVFTVFMLAASGICIVLNVAEVVYLVVRACARRAQRRSNPPSRKGSGFGHRLSHECKQNEINKLLSDQDGSLKDILRRSPGSGAGLTEKSDRCSAC, encoded by the coding sequence ATGAACTGGACAGGCCTGTACGCCTTACTCAGTGGTGTGAACCGGCACTCTACGGCCATCGGGCGCGTCTGGCTCTCGGTCATCTTCATCTTTCGCATCATGGTGCTGGTGGTGGCCGCCGAGAGCGTGTGGGGGGATGAGAAGTCCTCCTTCATTTGCAACACCATGCAGCCTGGCTGTAACAGCGTGTGCTACGACCACTTCTTTCCCATCTCCCACGTGCGCCTGTGGGCCCTGCAGCTCATCCTGGTGTCCACACCGGCCCTGCTCGTGGCCATGCATGTGGCCCACCAGCAGCACATGGAGAAGAAGCTGCTGCGGCTCGAGGGCCACGGGGACCCCCTGCGCCTGGAAGAGGTCAAGCGGCACAAGGTGCACATCTCAGGCACGCTGTGGTGGACCTATGTCATCAGTGTGCTCTTCCGCCTGCTCTTCGAGGCCGTCTTCATGTACGTCTTCTACCTGCTCTACCCGGGCTACGCCATGGTCCGCCTGGTCAAGTGCGACAGCTACCCTTGCCCCAACGTGGTGGACTGCTTTGTGTCACGGCCCACCGAGAAGACCGTCTTCACTGTCTTCATGCTGGCCGCCTCCGGCATCTGCATCGTGCTCAATGTGGCTGAGGTGGTGTACCTCGTTGTCCGTGCCTGTGCCAGGCGGGCCCAGCGCCGCTCCAACCCACCTTCGCGCAAGGGCTCAGGATTTGGCCACCGGCTGTCCCACGAGTGCAAACAGAATGAGATCAACAAGCTGCTCAGTGACCAAGATGGCTCCCTCAAAGACATACTGCGGCGCAGCCCAGGCTCCGGGGCTGGCCTCACTGAGAAGAGCGACCGCTGCTCTGCCTGTTGA